In Seonamhaeicola sp. S2-3, the genomic window TTTACATTTATGGATTTGAAGTTCTAAAAGACAAGGTGAAAACTGAATACTTATATTTTTCAGGAATGGGAAAGAAGGATATTCTAATCTTTGATAGAGAAGTAAATAAAGAGGGTAATAGCCTTATAAATATTAATAAAAAATTTCTAAAATTAAAGAAATATCAAATTTTAAAGGAGCATTATGAAGAAAAGGTAGAAGCTAATCAATTGTTTCTTAATTTAATTGGAGATGTTGATTTGGGAGATTTATCCATCGAAATAGAGAAAGTTGTCAGGTGGATTTTACGACTTCAAATTATTTTTCCTACATCAAAGCCTAAATACCTAGTTTCTAATCTAATAAATGAACCATCTTTTATGGAATTCACTACTGATATGTTGCGCAGTTTTGATACTGGCATAAAAAAATTGCACATAAAAGAGTTTAGTTTAAAAGATTATTTCGGAGAAGATGATAAAGATATTGTTAGTAAATTAACGAAAGATTTAGAGAACAATGACGATGAAGATATTCCTTTAGCAATAGATATGATTGCCACTCTTAAAGAAGATAAACCTATAATAAAAAGACTATATGTTGAGCATGTTGGTTTTGGTGAGGATAATTTGTTCTCATTTTTTGAAGAATCAGATGGAACAAAAAGGTTAATAGAATTTATGTCTATGCTATATAACTTAGTTGCAAAAGATTTTGAGAATAGTATTTATATAATTGATGAAATAGGTAGAAGTATTCATCCATATTTACTTAAAGAATTTTTATCAAAATTATCAAAAGAAAAAAACATTAATGGCCAATTGATATTCACGACTCATGAATCTAATCTTTTAGATTTAAATATTTTAAGACCAGATGAAATTTGGTTTGCAGAAAAAAACAGACAAAAAGGGAATACTGAATTCAAAACTTTAGCTGAGTATAAAAAAATTAGGCCAGATTTGAATATTAGAAAAGGGTATTTGGATGGAAGGTTTGGAGGAATACCAATACTTGCAAATTTTGATGATTTAAATTGGACAGAATATGCCACCAATTAAAGGACCAAATAGAAGCTATAAGAAGGGAGAGCCCTTTAGAGATGCTAGAAAATTTATTATAATTTGTGAAGGAGAAAGAGAATCTGAATATTTTAGTTATTTTGATAAACAATCTCAAAAGTTAATTATTGAAACTATTGCTCCTGTTGGTGAAAATCAAGGTGAATCTGCTCCAAATCATCTTAAAGATAGAGCTTCAGAGTATATAGATGAAAATGGTTGGGATGAAAAATATGAGGATCAATTATGGTTTGTTTTAGATGTGGATAGATGGGATAGAACAAGTATTGATTCTCTTTTTCAATTAACTCAACAAACTTCTAATTGGTATATAGCTATAAGTAATCAATGTTTCGAAGTTTGGCTCTTTTATCATAAAAGTGATATCAAAGTAAATCCAAATAGTTCTGCTCAAATGAAACAACTATTAAATACTCAAGTAAAGGGGGGCTATAAATTAGAGGATTATGCACCAAATATTGGAACTGCAACAGTAAACGCAAAGAATATAGACCAAAATGAGGCTGGATATTTTCCAGATATTGGAGTTACCAAAGTATACAAATTAGGAGAAGAGATTGTAGGTCTTTTAAAAGTTGACAATGGAATTATTAAACTAGTATAATTTTAAAATATTTAAAATAAATATGGTCGAGTGGTAAGGACTTATACTGAAAATCTGTAATACGGGAAACTATATCACGAGTTCGGTCCTCGTTCTTTGCTAAAATACTTCGATATCTGTATTGGATAATTATTCGCAAGGTTTAATGCTACGAATTTGTGAGTAAAAATAAATTGCCAAAGCAATTTGATTTTTTAAAACAATCGTCCGTTTGGTAATGGCAATTTGTTACAATTGGCAATACATGCCGCAAATTAACTTTCACATAATTGCTATCGATATAAAACACTAGCGTGTTATTATATCTGCAATTAGTTAATTTGCTATAAATGTACTATAATTTATATTATGTAAAATAGAAGTTTTTAAAACAACTATTCTACCGTATAACTTGTTAAATTACTTTTAAATAAATGAGTATGGTTTTTTATTACTAAAATTTGGCGGTATATTTGCATTCGCCTTAAAACCTATTATGAAACCATCAAAAGAAAGAACAAAATCTTCAAAGTCGCGTTTGCGATTGCTGCATCAGTATTACAGTTATACTGGTTTTTACAGCTTTGTTGGTAAAAGTATTTTAAAGGCTTTACCATATATTATTCTAATTGTTGTTGGTGTTTACGTATTAAATTCATTTTTTAATATTAATGAAGCTTTGGTTAGGCTTACCGAAACATTGCCTATTTACGGGGTTTTAATTTTCTTTTTTGTTTCAGAAACTTTTATGGGTTTAATACCGCCAGAACTCTTTATAGCTTGGGCTTCTAAATTAAATCGTCCGTGGCTTTACTTAATGTCTTTGGCTTTTTTATCTTATTTTGGTGGATTATTGTCTTATTTTATTGGGAAATCTATCACCAGAATTCCTAGAGTGCATAATTATTTGCAGTATAAAATGCAAAAGCAACTAAAAAACTCTAAAAAATGGGGTGGTTTATTAATTGTAGCTGGTGCTCTACTACCCTTACCCTTTTCAATTTCTTGTATTGCAGCAGGTATAATAGATTTTAAATTTAGAGGTGTTGTTATGTTTGGCTCTTTACGGTTGTTACGCTTTGTTATTTATGGTTTAGTTATTTTTAACGTGCTATAAATAAGTGTTTTAAAGTCTTATTCTTTTTTGTTTAGTAACACATTACCTCTGTATGAAATAGCAGATCTATGCGTGCTTGTAACCCTTAAATCTGTATTTAAATTTGAAAAAACACTAAGGTTTATCTGAAATGTTTCTGAACCTTTTTTAACTTCAAAATAATACGTTTGTTTATACTTTTTTGAATCAAAGGACTGCTTAGAAACCAAAGGTTTCCCTTCAAACTTTATACCAGCATCATCTAAATTATAGCCGCCTCCCATTTGTCTTTCACCAAAATAAGGTAAACTAATAGATAAACTATCTCCTAATATTTTAAAATGATTGTAGTTACCAATTAAATTAATAGTTCCTCCTCTACTGTCTTGTGGTAACAAAACACTACTATTATTGATTATTGAAGCACTTAGAGGATAAGCAGAATCAAATTCAATAGTTAGAGTATCCATTTCTGCTATGGTATTTAGCTTTTCTAGCTCTTCGGCCGTAGGCATTTTGCCTGATTTGCAACTTGTTATTGAAACTATAAATAATAGCATTATAAAAATTCTAGTTCCCATATTATTTTATTTAGTGCGTTCTTTAAAATTAATTAAAATAATGCTTTAAAAGTGTTAAAAACATGAAAAAGCCGAAACAAATTAATATTTCAGCCTTTTCGGATAGTTTAGTGGGTAATGTGGTATTTTTATAACCATTCTCTAAAATAGTCCATCATCTCTTCTTTTAAATCGTAATGCATTCTAATGTATGTACGCATATCTTCTTTAAGAGTATGCTGTTCATTTTGAAGTTTACCATCTATATTTTCATTATAATCTGTCTTATTAATATTAGCCATTTTATTTCTAATGCGGTGTTTTAATTTAGAAATAGCATCTTTTTCAATCATAATTCTATTTTGAAAATTTTCTAAAGGAACGGTGGCTCTTTTACCAAATTCACGTTTTGCTATTTCTTCTAATTTTTCTTGAAACGTGTCCATTTCATTAAAATGAAAACGCAATTCTCTTTTCCAAGTTTCTAAATTAAATTTTAGGTCGCTTAAATAATTTGCTTTCGTTATCATGATTTCTATGCGTTAAATTATACTTCTTCTTTTGCTAGTTGTTTTTGAATGTTACTAGGTACTGGTTGGTAGGATGAAAATTTAGAGCTAAATGTTGCTTTTCCTTGAGTTAAAGAGCGCAAATCTGTTGAATATCCAAATAATTCTGCTGCAGGAATGGTACATTTAAGTATTTGGTAATTATCTAGGTTATCAAAGCCCTGAATAATAGAGCGCCTACTTTGTAAATCGGTCATCACATTCCCTACCATATCTTCAGGAACTTTTACGGTGAGCTCGTTTGTAGGTTCTAATAACTTAGGATTTGCATTTAAAAATGCTTCTTTAAAAGCGTGTGCTCCGGCTATTTTAAAGGAAATATCGTTAGAGTCTACCGAGTGCATTTTGCCATCGTAAACCATAACACGAACATCTCTAATAAAGGAACCCGTTAGCGGACCTTCTTCCATAACTTCTAAAACGCCTTTCATAATAGATGGAATATAGCGCGCATCAATAACCCCGCCTACAATACAATTGTAAAATACCAGTTTACCTCCCCAGGGTAAATCTACCTCTTCTTTACCTCTTATATTAAAACCTTCGGGCTCTGGCATACCTTCATACCAAGGTTCTATTTTAAGGTGTACCTGTGCAAATTGTCCAGAGCCACCAGATTGTTTTTTATGCCTGTAATTTGCAGTAGAAGAGCGCTGTATGGTTTCTCTGTACTTAATTTTTGGTTTGCTGTAATTGGCTTTAATATTGTAATTGTTTTTTAATGTCCAATCTATTATAGCTAAGTGTAATTCGCCTTGGCAACCTAACAATTGTTCTTTAGATTCTTTTGAATACGTTATTACCACCGTTGGATCTTGCTCATGAATACGTTTTAATGCTTCACTTAATTTTTCTTCATCTGCTTTATTTTCTGCAGATACCGATTTGTTAATTCGAGGGTCTGGATATTGAATTGGTTTAATGGTAATAGGCTTGTTACCGCTGTATAAAGTGTCGTTTGTTTCTGTGTCTTTAAGTTTTAGTGTAGCACCAATATCACCAACTGTAAGTCTATTTACAGGCTCTCTTTTTTTACCGTCCATTATAAAAAGTTGGTTGATAATCTCGGTTTCGTTGGTTCTGGAGTTGGTAAACTTATCATTAATATTTACCTCACCAGATTTTACTTTAAAGAATGTAATTTGTCCTAAATTAGGTTGGTGTAATGTTTTAAAAACAAACAGTGATGTTGGCGATTCTTTTTTAGGAACCACCTCCTCACCTTCTAAACTTTGCACGGGTTTTAAATCGGCTGCTGCAGGGGCTACATTATCTATAAATCCCATAAGGCGACCACTACCCATGTCTTGTAATGCCGATATACAAAAAACAGGAAACAAATCGTGGTTAAGCATACCAGCTTTTATACCTTGGCGCATTTCATCTTCGTTAAGTGTGCCTTTATCAAAATAAAGCTCCATAAGTTCTTCATCATTTTCTGCCGCTTTTTCAACAAGTTCATTGTGTAAGTGGTTAACTTTTTCTTTTTCGCTATCTGGAATAGGAATTTTTTCGGGCTTCCCTCCTTCTGATCCAAATTTGTAGCATTTCATTTTTAGTACATCTATAATGCATAATGCACCATCAATTTTAATAGGATATTGAATTTGAACCGCATTATTACCTACCAACGTTTTAATACTGTTAAAGGCATCATCAACATTACAATCTGGATGATCTATTTGGTTTATAATAAATAAGGTTGGCTTGTTGTATTTATCTATGTAATTCCAGATAATTTCAGTGCCAACCTCTACGCCATTTCTTCCGTTAATAACGGTGGCTATGGTGTCTCCCATTCTGATAGATGAAATAATTTCACCAATAAAATCATCTAACCCGGGAGTGTCAATAATATTAATTTTGTAATTACGCCACTCTGTATGCAAGGGTGTTGCAAACACCGATGCCTGCCGCTGGTGTTCAATGTCATGATAGTCAGATACGGTATTTTGATCTTCAATAGTGCCACGTCTATTAATTAGTCCTGCTTCAAAAAGCATAGTCTCAGCTAACGTAGTTTTGCCACTATTGTGTGCACCCACAAAAACTACATTTTTAATGTGCTTATCATCAAATACTTTCATACGTCTTATGGTTTAATTTAAATTGGTAATTAACCTATACGTTCTGTTTAAGAAACTCTTACAGATTTTATAGATGATATAAAGCTAACTTCAATATTTGTAAAAAAATATGATTAATATCAGCTAGTTAGGTGTTAGTAGAATGAAATTTAGCTAAGTTCTTAAAGTTATTACAAAATTGTAGTTACTAAGCCT contains:
- a CDS encoding ATP/GTP-binding protein, which translates into the protein MLLRFNVSNYLSFNEITEFNSFIGDYRRFDNHVFKHKDLDILKICAVYGANATGKSNLIEALVYIRDAIISDDLSKLGLSAFKGNEKKTSNFEIEFVAQESVYIYGFEVLKDKVKTEYLYFSGMGKKDILIFDREVNKEGNSLININKKFLKLKKYQILKEHYEEKVEANQLFLNLIGDVDLGDLSIEIEKVVRWILRLQIIFPTSKPKYLVSNLINEPSFMEFTTDMLRSFDTGIKKLHIKEFSLKDYFGEDDKDIVSKLTKDLENNDDEDIPLAIDMIATLKEDKPIIKRLYVEHVGFGEDNLFSFFEESDGTKRLIEFMSMLYNLVAKDFENSIYIIDEIGRSIHPYLLKEFLSKLSKEKNINGQLIFTTHESNLLDLNILRPDEIWFAEKNRQKGNTEFKTLAEYKKIRPDLNIRKGYLDGRFGGIPILANFDDLNWTEYATN
- a CDS encoding RloB family protein is translated as MPPIKGPNRSYKKGEPFRDARKFIIICEGERESEYFSYFDKQSQKLIIETIAPVGENQGESAPNHLKDRASEYIDENGWDEKYEDQLWFVLDVDRWDRTSIDSLFQLTQQTSNWYIAISNQCFEVWLFYHKSDIKVNPNSSAQMKQLLNTQVKGGYKLEDYAPNIGTATVNAKNIDQNEAGYFPDIGVTKVYKLGEEIVGLLKVDNGIIKLV
- a CDS encoding YqaA family protein translates to MKPSKERTKSSKSRLRLLHQYYSYTGFYSFVGKSILKALPYIILIVVGVYVLNSFFNINEALVRLTETLPIYGVLIFFFVSETFMGLIPPELFIAWASKLNRPWLYLMSLAFLSYFGGLLSYFIGKSITRIPRVHNYLQYKMQKQLKNSKKWGGLLIVAGALLPLPFSISCIAAGIIDFKFRGVVMFGSLRLLRFVIYGLVIFNVL
- a CDS encoding DUF4251 domain-containing protein, yielding MGTRIFIMLLFIVSITSCKSGKMPTAEELEKLNTIAEMDTLTIEFDSAYPLSASIINNSSVLLPQDSRGGTINLIGNYNHFKILGDSLSISLPYFGERQMGGGYNLDDAGIKFEGKPLVSKQSFDSKKYKQTYYFEVKKGSETFQINLSVFSNLNTDLRVTSTHRSAISYRGNVLLNKKE
- a CDS encoding translation factor GTPase family protein — encoded protein: MKVFDDKHIKNVVFVGAHNSGKTTLAETMLFEAGLINRRGTIEDQNTVSDYHDIEHQRQASVFATPLHTEWRNYKINIIDTPGLDDFIGEIISSIRMGDTIATVINGRNGVEVGTEIIWNYIDKYNKPTLFIINQIDHPDCNVDDAFNSIKTLVGNNAVQIQYPIKIDGALCIIDVLKMKCYKFGSEGGKPEKIPIPDSEKEKVNHLHNELVEKAAENDEELMELYFDKGTLNEDEMRQGIKAGMLNHDLFPVFCISALQDMGSGRLMGFIDNVAPAAADLKPVQSLEGEEVVPKKESPTSLFVFKTLHQPNLGQITFFKVKSGEVNINDKFTNSRTNETEIINQLFIMDGKKREPVNRLTVGDIGATLKLKDTETNDTLYSGNKPITIKPIQYPDPRINKSVSAENKADEEKLSEALKRIHEQDPTVVITYSKESKEQLLGCQGELHLAIIDWTLKNNYNIKANYSKPKIKYRETIQRSSTANYRHKKQSGGSGQFAQVHLKIEPWYEGMPEPEGFNIRGKEEVDLPWGGKLVFYNCIVGGVIDARYIPSIMKGVLEVMEEGPLTGSFIRDVRVMVYDGKMHSVDSNDISFKIAGAHAFKEAFLNANPKLLEPTNELTVKVPEDMVGNVMTDLQSRRSIIQGFDNLDNYQILKCTIPAAELFGYSTDLRSLTQGKATFSSKFSSYQPVPSNIQKQLAKEEV